A portion of the Rhodopseudomonas sp. BAL398 genome contains these proteins:
- a CDS encoding ABC transporter ATP-binding protein: protein MADDIILETHGLTKEFAGFFAVRDVNLRVRRGTIHALIGPNGAGKTTCFNLLTKFLRPSGGHIRYKGRDITTMAPADVARLGLVRSFQISAVFPHLTARENVRVALQRQHGHSFDFWRSKSVLDRYDDRARALLDDVGLSEFAETAAVEMPYGRKRALEIATTLALDPEMMLLDEPMAGMGHEDIDKIAALIKRISAKYTILMVEHNLNVVADLSDIITVLTHGEVLAEGNYADLTQDERVKEAYLGAGHD from the coding sequence TTGGCCGATGATATTATTCTTGAAACCCATGGACTGACCAAGGAATTCGCCGGCTTCTTCGCCGTTCGCGATGTCAATCTGCGGGTCCGTCGTGGCACCATTCACGCGCTGATCGGCCCCAACGGGGCCGGCAAGACGACGTGTTTCAATCTGCTGACCAAATTCCTGCGGCCCTCTGGCGGGCATATCCGTTACAAGGGACGTGATATCACCACGATGGCGCCGGCCGATGTGGCGCGGCTCGGCCTGGTCCGCTCGTTCCAGATTTCCGCGGTGTTTCCGCACCTGACGGCGCGGGAAAACGTGCGCGTCGCGTTGCAGCGCCAGCATGGCCATTCGTTCGATTTCTGGCGTTCCAAGAGTGTGCTCGACCGCTACGACGATCGCGCCCGCGCCTTGCTGGACGATGTCGGCCTCAGCGAATTCGCCGAAACCGCCGCGGTCGAGATGCCCTATGGGCGCAAGCGCGCGCTGGAAATCGCCACCACGCTGGCGCTCGATCCGGAGATGATGTTGCTCGATGAGCCGATGGCCGGCATGGGCCATGAAGACATCGACAAGATCGCGGCGCTGATCAAACGGATTTCGGCCAAATACACCATCCTGATGGTCGAGCATAATCTCAACGTCGTCGCCGACCTGTCCGACATCATCACGGTGCTGACCCATGGCGAGGTGCTGGCCGAAGGCAATTATGCCGATTTGACCCAGGACGAGCGGGTCAAAGAAGCCTATCTCGGAGCAGGCCATGACTGA
- a CDS encoding type II toxin-antitoxin system VapC family toxin: MLGIDTNLIVRYLTGDHPKQSARARALIDGEEVFVATTVLLETDWVLRSVYGFTANEICVALRAFAGLARVSLEDPALIASALDRVERGMDFADALHLGRAERCDGFVTFDSGLIRAAKAAGLKHVGLP, encoded by the coding sequence ATGCTGGGGATTGATACCAATCTGATCGTTCGCTACCTGACTGGCGATCATCCGAAACAATCGGCCAGAGCGCGGGCGCTGATCGATGGCGAGGAGGTGTTCGTCGCCACCACGGTGCTGCTGGAAACCGATTGGGTGCTGCGCAGTGTCTACGGTTTTACGGCCAATGAAATTTGCGTCGCGCTCCGCGCCTTCGCGGGTCTGGCACGGGTCTCGTTGGAAGACCCAGCCCTGATCGCCTCCGCACTCGACCGCGTCGAACGCGGAATGGATTTCGCGGATGCGCTGCATCTTGGCCGCGCCGAACGCTGCGACGGCTTCGTCACCTTCGATAGCGGATTGATCAGAGCCGCGAAGGCAGCTGGCTTGAAACACGTCGGATTGCCGTAA
- a CDS encoding TetR/AcrR family transcriptional regulator: MTSISKTSDDILRCARTLILAGGYNGFSYADIAKVVGIRNASIHHHFPTKSVLVRTLVARYREEAEAGIAQLERAVADPAEQLRSYVGYWQACIADNSAPFCVCALLASEMPMLPDEVAFEVRAHFRSLSAWLASVLERGVQQRCLRLTQPAKVEAEAFMATVHGAMLSARTYGDATMFGVVTHHLLERLQPQR; this comes from the coding sequence ATGACCAGCATCTCGAAGACCTCGGACGACATCCTGCGCTGCGCGCGAACGCTGATTCTGGCGGGGGGCTATAACGGGTTCAGTTATGCCGATATCGCCAAGGTGGTCGGCATCCGCAACGCCAGCATCCACCACCATTTCCCAACCAAGTCCGTGCTGGTTCGAACCCTCGTCGCCCGATATCGCGAGGAGGCCGAGGCCGGCATCGCGCAGCTCGAGCGCGCCGTCGCCGACCCGGCCGAGCAGCTCCGCTCCTATGTCGGCTACTGGCAAGCCTGCATCGCCGACAACAGCGCACCATTCTGTGTCTGCGCCCTGCTCGCAAGCGAGATGCCGATGCTGCCCGACGAGGTGGCGTTCGAAGTGCGGGCACATTTCCGATCATTGTCGGCGTGGCTGGCGTCGGTCCTGGAGCGCGGTGTGCAACAGCGATGCTTGCGGCTGACGCAACCCGCCAAAGTCGAGGCCGAGGCGTTCATGGCGACGGTGCACGGCGCCATGCTGTCGGCGCGGACCTATGGCGATGCCACGATGTTCGGCGTGGTGACCCATCATCTGCTCGAACGTCTGCAGCCTCAGCGCTAA
- a CDS encoding ArsC family reductase yields the protein MPVTLYGIKNCDTMKKARLWLDGHGVAYAFHDYKTAGIDQARLTRWAKAVGWETLLNRAGTTFRKLADADKQDLTERKAIALMLAQPAMIKRPVLEGDGKLLVGFKPELYAEELA from the coding sequence GTGCCCGTCACCCTGTATGGTATCAAGAATTGCGACACCATGAAGAAAGCCCGGCTCTGGCTCGACGGCCACGGCGTCGCCTATGCCTTTCATGACTATAAGACCGCCGGCATCGACCAGGCGCGGCTGACGCGCTGGGCCAAGGCGGTCGGTTGGGAAACTCTGCTCAATCGCGCCGGCACCACATTTCGCAAACTCGCCGACGCCGACAAGCAGGACCTCACCGAGCGAAAGGCGATCGCCCTGATGCTGGCGCAGCCCGCGATGATCAAGCGGCCAGTGCTGGAGGGTGACGGCAAGCTGCTGGTCGGATTCAAGCCCGAGCTTTATGCCGAGGAATTGGCATAG
- a CDS encoding AbrB/MazE/SpoVT family DNA-binding domain-containing protein produces MSAAKYLTTTVSTKGQVILPKAIRHHRQWPAGTRLVVEDTPDGVLLRQESRFAQTRPQDVFASLPYRGKPKTLAEMEAGIAAEARRRHAGD; encoded by the coding sequence GTGTCCGCGGCTAAATATTTGACGACGACCGTCTCGACCAAGGGACAGGTGATTTTGCCGAAGGCGATCCGGCACCACCGGCAATGGCCGGCTGGAACCAGGCTGGTGGTCGAGGACACGCCCGACGGCGTGTTGTTGCGCCAGGAATCACGATTCGCGCAGACACGCCCCCAGGACGTGTTCGCGTCGCTTCCCTATCGCGGCAAGCCGAAGACACTGGCCGAGATGGAAGCGGGCATCGCCGCCGAAGCGCGACGTCGTCATGCTGGGGATTGA
- a CDS encoding MarR family winged helix-turn-helix transcriptional regulator, whose translation MTQTPRSPFDDPFNALVLEVFRLNGALIRSGDELVAPLGLSSARWQVLGSIVHGEGRLSVAALADNMGLARQSVQRVVNELEQDGLVGFAPNPAHKRAKLVVMTARGQRAFDRATALWAPLAAELAAALGPRKLRQATDSLSAIREQLEQQRNDRNDP comes from the coding sequence ATGACCCAGACACCCCGTTCGCCGTTCGACGATCCATTCAACGCGCTCGTGCTCGAAGTGTTTCGGCTGAACGGCGCATTGATCCGAAGCGGCGACGAGCTGGTCGCGCCGCTCGGGCTCAGCAGCGCGCGCTGGCAGGTGCTGGGATCGATCGTCCATGGCGAGGGGCGGCTGTCGGTCGCAGCGCTGGCCGACAATATGGGGCTGGCGCGGCAATCGGTGCAGCGCGTCGTCAACGAACTCGAACAAGACGGGCTGGTCGGCTTCGCCCCCAACCCGGCCCACAAGCGCGCCAAGCTGGTGGTGATGACCGCGCGCGGCCAGCGCGCCTTCGACCGCGCCACCGCGCTATGGGCACCGCTGGCGGCAGAACTGGCGGCCGCGCTCGGCCCCCGCAAGTTGCGTCAGGCCACGGACAGCCTGTCGGCGATCCGCGAGCAACTCGAGCAACAACGCAACGACAGGAATGACCCATGA
- a CDS encoding ABC transporter ATP-binding protein, which produces MTDTMTADPASAAAPTAAALLTVQNLQAWYGESHILHGMDFEVRPGEVVTLLGRNGAGKTTTLKSVMGIIDKRSGAISFDGHDISRTSSDKIARLGVAFCPEERGIFASLDVRENLMLPPQVRPGGMTLEQIFELFPNLKSRLKSQGTKLSGGEQQMLAIARILRTGARFLMLDEPTEGLAPVIIQQIGHTIARLKKEGFTILLVEQNFRFAATVADRYYIVEHGKIIDGFANSELEANMDKLHTYLGV; this is translated from the coding sequence ATGACTGACACCATGACGGCCGATCCGGCCTCCGCGGCTGCCCCCACCGCCGCTGCGCTGCTGACCGTGCAAAATCTCCAAGCGTGGTATGGCGAATCCCACATCCTGCACGGCATGGACTTCGAGGTCCGCCCCGGCGAGGTGGTGACACTGCTCGGCCGCAACGGCGCGGGCAAGACCACGACGCTGAAATCCGTGATGGGCATCATCGACAAGCGCAGCGGCGCGATCAGCTTTGATGGGCACGACATCAGCCGTACCTCGTCGGACAAGATCGCGCGGCTCGGCGTGGCATTCTGCCCGGAGGAGCGCGGCATCTTCGCCAGCCTCGACGTGCGCGAAAACCTGATGCTGCCGCCGCAGGTGCGCCCTGGCGGCATGACGCTGGAGCAGATCTTCGAACTGTTTCCAAATCTCAAGTCACGGCTGAAAAGCCAGGGCACCAAATTGTCCGGCGGCGAACAGCAGATGCTGGCGATCGCGCGGATCCTGCGCACCGGCGCCCGCTTCCTGATGCTCGACGAGCCCACCGAGGGGCTGGCGCCGGTGATCATCCAGCAGATCGGCCATACCATCGCGCGGCTGAAGAAAGAGGGCTTCACCATCCTGCTGGTCGAACAGAATTTCCGCTTCGCCGCCACGGTGGCGGATCGCTACTACATCGTCGAGCACGGCAAAATCATCGACGGTTTCGCCAATTCCGAATTGGAGGCGAACATGGACAAGCTACACACCTATCTCGGTGTCTGA
- a CDS encoding branched-chain amino acid ABC transporter permease — protein sequence MQALLAQLLVGLINGSFYALLSLGLAVIFGMLNIINFAHGAVYMMGAFCAYFLLNVMGIGYWPALIVAPIAVGIFGMILERTMIQWLAGLDHLYGLLLTFGLALIIQGVFQNYFGSSGLPYAIPPELQGGMNLGFMFLPIYRGWVVVCSLVVCFATWYLIERTSLGANLRAATENPTLVRAFGINVPRMITLTYGLGVGLAALAGVLSAPINQVRPQMGADLIIVVFAVVVIGGMGSIMGSIITGFALGVVEGLTKYFYPEASNTVVFVLMVLVLLVKPSGLTGRTT from the coding sequence ATTCAGGCCCTGTTGGCGCAGCTTCTTGTCGGGCTGATCAACGGCTCGTTTTACGCGCTGCTCAGTCTCGGCCTCGCCGTGATTTTCGGCATGCTCAACATCATCAATTTCGCGCATGGCGCGGTCTATATGATGGGCGCATTTTGCGCCTATTTCCTGCTCAACGTGATGGGCATCGGCTATTGGCCGGCGCTGATCGTCGCGCCGATCGCGGTCGGCATCTTCGGCATGATCCTGGAACGCACCATGATCCAGTGGCTGGCCGGGCTCGACCATCTCTATGGCCTGCTGCTGACCTTCGGGCTGGCATTGATCATCCAGGGCGTATTCCAGAACTATTTCGGCTCCTCGGGGCTGCCCTATGCGATCCCGCCCGAGCTGCAGGGCGGCATGAATCTCGGCTTCATGTTCCTGCCGATCTATCGCGGCTGGGTGGTGGTGTGCTCGCTGGTCGTCTGCTTTGCGACCTGGTACCTGATCGAGCGCACCAGCCTCGGCGCCAATCTGCGCGCCGCCACCGAAAACCCGACCTTGGTGCGCGCTTTCGGCATCAACGTGCCGCGGATGATCACGTTGACTTACGGGCTCGGCGTTGGCCTGGCGGCGCTCGCCGGCGTGCTGTCGGCGCCGATCAACCAGGTGCGACCGCAAATGGGCGCCGACCTGATCATCGTGGTGTTCGCCGTGGTGGTGATCGGCGGCATGGGGTCGATCATGGGATCGATCATCACCGGCTTTGCGCTGGGCGTGGTCGAGGGCTTGACCAAGTATTTTTATCCCGAGGCCTCCAACACCGTGGTTTTCGTGCTGATGGTGCTGGTGTTGTTGGTGAAACCCTCGGGACTTACGGGACGGACGACCTGA
- a CDS encoding pyruvate kinase — protein MTIDIAQLKQRVDHLIAAVEHDGATRCAGWADRITRPGFHASATNLAHYLALRRHDLRPLQRALMALGLSSLGRLESRVLPTLQAVSATLAALCGEVHAARPSSQHFFAGEHALARRSHELFGTCPEPRTTALLVTCPTEAADDPVFLQRLAERGVEAVRINCAHDDAEHWQRMIINVRAAEQQVGRRIKVLMDIAGPKIRTGKVRAPDDHDRIGSGDLLAIVPEGGLDRVDPAEAGFAVECTLPEPLRLTPVGARVFVDDGKLCVRIEKTAPWGLLGRVTAAADKGVRLKREKGLNFPDTKLQIEALTAKDRRDLDFVAAHADGVEFSFVQSVADVEMLQDALAQRRPDDWRTLSLILKIETPTAVAHLPEIVVQAAGQQPTAIMIARGDLAVEIGFARLAEMQEEILWIGEAAHIPVIWATQVLETLVKKGTPSRGEMTDAAMAARAECVMLNKGPYLFKAITELDTLLQRMGANQHKKTPQLRRLMSWA, from the coding sequence ATGACGATCGACATCGCCCAGCTGAAACAACGCGTCGACCATCTGATCGCCGCCGTCGAGCACGACGGCGCAACCCGCTGCGCCGGCTGGGCCGATCGCATCACCCGCCCCGGCTTCCATGCCAGCGCGACCAATCTGGCGCATTACCTGGCGCTGCGCCGCCACGATCTGCGGCCGTTGCAGCGCGCGCTGATGGCGCTCGGCCTGTCATCGCTGGGCCGGCTTGAAAGCCGCGTGCTGCCGACCCTGCAGGCGGTCAGCGCGACGCTGGCGGCGCTGTGCGGCGAGGTCCATGCCGCGCGGCCGTCGTCGCAGCATTTCTTCGCCGGCGAACACGCGCTCGCTCGGCGCAGCCACGAATTGTTCGGGACCTGCCCGGAGCCACGCACCACCGCGCTGCTGGTGACCTGCCCGACCGAGGCCGCCGACGATCCGGTGTTCCTGCAGCGGCTGGCCGAGCGCGGCGTCGAAGCGGTGCGGATCAATTGCGCCCATGACGATGCCGAGCATTGGCAGCGGATGATCATCAATGTCCGCGCCGCCGAGCAGCAGGTCGGCCGCCGCATCAAGGTGCTGATGGACATCGCCGGCCCCAAGATCCGCACCGGCAAGGTGCGCGCACCGGACGACCACGACCGGATCGGCAGCGGCGATCTGCTGGCGATCGTGCCGGAGGGCGGGCTCGACCGGGTCGATCCGGCCGAGGCCGGCTTCGCGGTCGAATGCACCCTGCCCGAGCCGCTGAGGCTGACCCCGGTCGGCGCCCGGGTGTTCGTCGATGACGGCAAGCTCTGCGTCCGGATCGAAAAGACCGCGCCGTGGGGCCTGCTCGGCCGCGTCACCGCCGCCGCCGACAAGGGCGTGCGATTGAAGCGCGAAAAGGGCCTGAACTTTCCCGACACGAAGCTGCAGATCGAAGCCCTCACCGCCAAGGACCGCCGCGACCTCGACTTCGTCGCCGCCCATGCCGACGGCGTCGAATTCTCCTTCGTGCAATCGGTCGCCGATGTCGAGATGCTGCAGGACGCGCTCGCGCAGCGCCGGCCGGACGATTGGCGCACGCTGTCGCTGATCCTCAAGATCGAAACCCCGACGGCGGTGGCCCACCTTCCGGAGATCGTGGTGCAGGCGGCGGGTCAACAGCCGACCGCGATCATGATCGCGCGCGGCGATCTCGCGGTCGAGATCGGCTTCGCCCGGCTGGCCGAGATGCAGGAGGAGATCTTGTGGATCGGCGAAGCCGCTCACATCCCGGTGATCTGGGCCACCCAGGTCCTCGAAACCCTGGTCAAGAAGGGCACCCCGTCGCGCGGCGAAATGACCGACGCGGCGATGGCGGCGCGCGCCGAATGCGTGATGCTCAACAAGGGCCCCTATCTGTTCAAGGCGATCACCGAGCTCGACACCTTGCTGCAACGCATGGGCGCCAACCAGCACAAGAAGACGCCGCAACTGCGCCGGCTGATGAGCTGGGCCTAG
- a CDS encoding ABC transporter substrate-binding protein, translating into MRHKASAILLGAALAISASGAAFAQDKTVKIGVLTDNSGLYADLGGPGSTVAAQMAVEDSGLTGKGWTIDVISADHQNKPDIGATIARQWIDVEKVDVLMDVLNSGVALAVNNVVREKNSLMINSGAATSDLTGKQCSPNTVHWTYDTYMLANSTGRALVKAGGDTWFFITADYAFGQALERDTTAVVVANGGKVIGDVKHPLNTADFSSFLLQAQASKAKIIGMANAGGDTTNTIKQAAEFGIVAGGQKLAGLLLFLTDVHSLGLPVAQGLNLSSTFYWDANDQTRAFAKRFSARMKTKAMPTMVQAGVYAGLLHYFKALQALGGNPHDGTKVADKMKEIPTDDVLFGKGKIEANGRAIHPAYLFEVKKPSESKGPWDYYKLVGTTPADQAFRPVSESNCPLVKK; encoded by the coding sequence ATGAGACACAAAGCTTCTGCCATTCTACTCGGTGCCGCCCTGGCAATTTCGGCCAGCGGCGCCGCCTTCGCCCAGGACAAGACCGTCAAGATCGGGGTGCTGACCGACAATTCCGGATTGTACGCCGATCTCGGCGGTCCCGGCTCCACCGTGGCGGCGCAGATGGCGGTCGAGGATTCCGGCCTGACCGGCAAGGGCTGGACCATCGACGTGATCTCGGCCGATCACCAGAACAAGCCTGATATCGGCGCCACCATCGCCCGGCAATGGATCGACGTCGAGAAGGTCGACGTTTTGATGGACGTGCTGAATTCCGGCGTGGCGCTGGCGGTCAACAATGTCGTCCGGGAAAAGAACTCCCTGATGATCAATTCGGGTGCCGCGACCTCGGATCTCACCGGCAAGCAGTGCTCGCCCAACACGGTGCATTGGACCTACGACACCTATATGCTGGCGAATTCGACCGGGCGGGCGCTGGTCAAGGCCGGCGGCGATACCTGGTTCTTCATTACCGCGGACTACGCCTTCGGCCAGGCGCTGGAGCGCGACACCACCGCGGTGGTGGTGGCCAATGGCGGCAAGGTGATCGGCGACGTCAAGCATCCGCTCAACACCGCCGACTTCTCCTCGTTCCTGCTGCAGGCGCAGGCCTCCAAGGCCAAGATCATCGGCATGGCCAATGCCGGCGGCGACACCACCAATACGATCAAGCAGGCGGCCGAATTCGGCATCGTCGCCGGCGGCCAGAAACTCGCGGGTCTGCTGCTGTTCCTGACCGATGTGCATTCGCTCGGTCTGCCGGTCGCCCAGGGGCTGAATCTCAGCTCGACCTTCTATTGGGACGCCAACGACCAGACCCGGGCCTTCGCCAAGCGGTTCTCCGCGCGGATGAAGACCAAGGCGATGCCGACCATGGTTCAGGCCGGGGTCTATGCCGGCCTGCTGCACTATTTCAAGGCATTGCAGGCGCTCGGCGGCAACCCGCATGACGGCACCAAGGTTGCTGACAAGATGAAGGAAATCCCGACCGACGATGTGTTGTTCGGCAAGGGCAAGATCGAGGCCAACGGCCGCGCGATCCATCCGGCCTATCTGTTCGAGGTCAAGAAGCCCTCGGAATCCAAGGGCCCCTGGGACTACTACAAGCTGGTGGGTACCACGCCCGCCGATCAGGCATTCCGGCCGGTGTCGGAAAGCAATTGTCCGCTGGTGAAGAAATAG